A single Alteribacter lacisalsi DNA region contains:
- the prmC gene encoding peptide chain release factor N(5)-glutamine methyltransferase, whose product MSVRLFEALQRASSFLEKQNVEPGVAEVLLSHHTGWSRSRWLAELQTEMEAASFEAFWNDVERAGKGEPVQHITGVEQFYGREFRVSADVLIPRPETEELVEGVLREIDARYPDDRPLRIVDVGTGSGIIAVSLAKELAGRRGAVRVDAVDISPAALETARLNAQLLKVDVTFHLGDLLEPVIADGEPVDVVVSNPPYIPDCERENLAVNVREYDPAAALFGGEDGLVLYRRLADQLPDVLREDGFAAFEIGFDQGETVPSLVQAAFGPEWRGRVEVQQDLNRNDRMLFVYR is encoded by the coding sequence ATGAGCGTACGTTTATTCGAAGCCCTGCAGAGGGCTTCTTCTTTTTTGGAAAAACAGAATGTGGAGCCGGGTGTGGCTGAGGTGCTTTTGAGCCACCATACAGGCTGGAGCCGTTCCCGCTGGCTGGCAGAGCTGCAGACAGAGATGGAGGCGGCTTCGTTTGAGGCGTTCTGGAACGACGTGGAGCGAGCCGGAAAGGGTGAGCCGGTGCAGCATATTACCGGTGTGGAGCAGTTTTACGGTCGTGAGTTCCGTGTATCGGCCGATGTCCTTATTCCCCGGCCGGAAACCGAGGAACTGGTGGAAGGTGTCCTTCGTGAGATTGATGCGCGTTACCCTGACGATCGGCCGCTGCGAATCGTAGATGTTGGAACAGGAAGCGGCATCATTGCCGTATCGCTTGCAAAGGAGCTTGCAGGAAGACGCGGCGCGGTCCGTGTGGACGCAGTGGATATTTCGCCTGCGGCCCTTGAGACGGCACGTCTGAATGCCCAGCTGCTTAAAGTGGACGTAACGTTCCACTTAGGGGACCTTCTGGAGCCCGTAATCGCTGACGGCGAGCCGGTGGACGTTGTTGTTTCAAATCCGCCGTACATCCCTGACTGCGAGCGGGAAAATCTTGCTGTGAACGTGCGGGAATACGATCCTGCTGCGGCGCTGTTTGGGGGCGAGGACGGTCTCGTACTCTACCGCAGGCTGGCTGATCAGCTCCCCGATGTTTTACGTGAAGACGGCTTTGCTGCGTTTGAGATCGGCTTCGATCAGGGAGAGACCGTACCGTCTCTCGTGCAGGCGGCCTTCGGACCCGAATGGCGCGGCCGAGTTGAGGTGCAGCAGGACCTGAACCGAAATGACCGCATGTTGTTTGTTTACAGATAG
- the prfA gene encoding peptide chain release factor 1: MFDRLQAVEERYERLNELLMDPDVISDTNKLREYSKEQSDIEQTVQTYREYKEVKGQYDDAREMLNDNLDDEMYEMVKMEMEELQDRIPPLEDKLRVLLLPKDPNDDKNVIVEIRGAAGGDEAALFAGDLYRMYSRFAEEQGWKTEVIESNQTGIGGFKEVIFLVNGKGAYSKLKYENGAHRVQRVPSTESGGRIHTSTATVAVMPEAEEVEVDIHEKDIRVDTFASSGPGGQSVNTTMSAVRLTHLPTNTVVSCQDEKSQIKNKDKAMKVLRARIYDKVQKEEQAKYDETRKSAVGTGDRSERIRTYNFPQSRVTDHRIGLTIQKLDQILHGKLDEIIDALIVEEQSKAMEEAGE; the protein is encoded by the coding sequence ATGTTTGATCGGTTACAGGCAGTTGAAGAACGGTACGAACGTTTGAATGAATTACTGATGGACCCGGACGTGATTTCGGATACGAACAAACTCCGTGAGTACTCCAAAGAGCAGTCCGATATTGAACAGACCGTACAGACATACCGGGAATATAAAGAAGTCAAAGGCCAGTATGACGATGCCCGTGAAATGCTAAATGACAATCTCGACGATGAGATGTACGAAATGGTGAAAATGGAAATGGAGGAACTTCAGGACCGCATCCCGCCTCTTGAAGATAAGCTTCGTGTGCTTCTTCTTCCGAAAGATCCGAATGACGATAAAAACGTTATCGTTGAGATCCGCGGCGCGGCCGGTGGAGACGAGGCGGCGCTGTTTGCCGGCGACCTTTACCGCATGTATTCCCGTTTTGCCGAGGAGCAGGGCTGGAAAACGGAAGTGATCGAGTCCAACCAGACGGGGATCGGCGGCTTTAAGGAAGTTATCTTCCTGGTAAACGGAAAAGGCGCCTACTCGAAGCTGAAGTACGAAAACGGTGCTCACCGCGTGCAGCGCGTACCTTCCACCGAATCCGGCGGCCGGATCCATACGTCCACGGCGACCGTGGCGGTCATGCCGGAAGCGGAAGAAGTGGAAGTGGACATCCACGAAAAGGATATCCGTGTGGACACATTTGCATCCAGCGGTCCTGGCGGACAGAGCGTAAACACGACCATGTCAGCCGTTCGTCTGACGCACTTGCCGACTAATACTGTGGTATCGTGCCAGGACGAAAAATCCCAGATCAAGAACAAGGATAAAGCGATGAAGGTTCTTCGTGCCCGGATCTATGATAAAGTGCAGAAGGAAGAGCAGGCCAAATACGATGAAACCCGTAAGTCGGCTGTTGGTACCGGCGACCGTTCCGAACGGATCCGCACATATAACTTCCCGCAGAGCCGCGTCACCGATCACCGTATCGGCCTTACGATTCAGAAGCTCGACCAGATTCTTCATGGAAAACTGGACGAAATCATTGACGCCCTGATCGTGGAAGAGCAGTCAAAAGCAATGGAAGAAGCAGGAGAATAA
- a CDS encoding FAD-dependent oxidoreductase produces the protein MNYVIIGGDAAGMSAAMQIVRRDKEARVTTLEMGGIYSYAQCGLPYYIGGLTPDSESLIARSRDTFEEEYGIDARVYHQVTEIDPDSKTVRGTNLKTDEPFELSYDKCLIATGAAPVMPPIEGKELDGIHTLKTIPDAERILEDMKANVLNVTIIGGGYIGLELAENLVEKKKKVRIIDHADRLGSGYDKEISAEIEKEAKRMGIEVCTGQTVERFSGDGRVSEVVTDQDSYRADMVVVAAGVTPNTGMIDRSRVHTLDNGAIIVNAYMETNMPDLYAAGDCATQYHRIKEKNDYQPLGTHANKQGRIAGMNMCGAAQAFQGIVGTSIMKFFDLTVGKTGLGEQEADEMNFTCDCDAFEGHSHAGYYPDNEPLLLKVVSHKVTGHFLGLQAVGRRGVDKRIDVAATALYHRMTMSDIENLDLSYAPPYNGVWDPLQQASRRVK, from the coding sequence ATGAATTATGTGATTATCGGCGGAGACGCCGCAGGCATGAGCGCTGCCATGCAGATTGTCCGCCGGGACAAAGAAGCCCGGGTCACGACGCTTGAAATGGGCGGTATTTATTCTTACGCCCAGTGCGGCCTGCCTTATTACATAGGAGGCCTCACTCCTGACAGTGAGTCACTGATCGCAAGAAGCCGCGACACGTTTGAAGAGGAGTACGGGATTGATGCCCGGGTGTACCATCAGGTTACTGAGATTGATCCTGACAGTAAAACGGTCAGGGGGACGAATCTGAAGACGGACGAGCCATTTGAGCTCTCCTATGACAAGTGCCTGATTGCCACCGGTGCCGCGCCGGTGATGCCTCCGATTGAGGGAAAAGAACTGGACGGCATTCATACCCTCAAGACGATTCCTGATGCCGAACGTATTCTTGAAGACATGAAGGCGAACGTCCTCAACGTCACCATCATCGGCGGGGGCTACATCGGTCTAGAACTGGCTGAAAACCTTGTGGAAAAAAAGAAAAAAGTCCGTATTATTGATCATGCTGACCGTCTCGGCTCGGGCTACGATAAAGAAATCAGCGCGGAAATTGAAAAGGAAGCGAAGCGGATGGGGATCGAGGTCTGTACCGGTCAGACTGTCGAACGCTTTTCCGGTGATGGACGCGTAAGTGAGGTTGTGACTGACCAGGATTCCTACAGGGCCGATATGGTCGTCGTTGCAGCGGGCGTGACACCTAACACTGGTATGATCGACCGCTCCCGGGTTCACACGCTTGATAACGGCGCCATCATCGTAAATGCCTATATGGAGACGAACATGCCGGATTTGTACGCGGCGGGTGACTGCGCTACCCAGTATCACCGGATTAAGGAAAAAAATGATTATCAGCCGCTCGGCACGCACGCGAATAAACAGGGGCGGATTGCCGGCATGAATATGTGCGGTGCTGCCCAGGCGTTCCAGGGTATTGTCGGGACGTCGATTATGAAGTTTTTCGACCTCACCGTCGGGAAAACCGGTCTTGGGGAGCAGGAAGCGGACGAAATGAACTTTACATGCGACTGTGATGCGTTTGAAGGCCACTCTCACGCCGGTTACTATCCCGATAATGAACCCCTTCTTCTAAAAGTGGTCAGTCATAAGGTTACGGGCCATTTCCTCGGCCTGCAGGCTGTCGGCAGGCGCGGTGTGGACAAACGGATCGACGTCGCTGCCACCGCTCTTTACCACCGGATGACCATGAGCGATATTGAAAATCTCGATTTAAGTTACGCGCCTCCCTACAACGGGGTCTGGGATCCGCTCCAGCAGGCTTCCCGGCGGGTCAAATAA